From a region of the Streptomyces tirandamycinicus genome:
- a CDS encoding SGNH/GDSL hydrolase family protein — MKTQRAGYGLFAALVALTLLISGAIVTTFTTLTALGSDDRRQAASEAGAGARSGNTTARAVGTGGWAGSWSAAPGRAGVAPAGGHSVRNVVHTSIGGSEARITLSNLYGTEPLRIGGASIAVAAGGAAAVPGSLRRVLFDGRPYATVPAGGHVVGDPVPLTVPADGHLLVSVFVPPPGGGTVTLHARARQTSYLAIGDRTRDAGASAYTRRTSSWHHLTAVDVRAPAARGTVVALGDSLTDGAGSTPDADRRWPDHLADRLRSGRWGYGVVNQGISGNRLLRDGVGPSGLSRLDRDVAGRPGARVVVIALGVNDLLRSAGTADPAEVTAEVTAGLRSLAERARARGLRVVGATLMPFRGHPRYSPALDAARGQINTAIRAGTVFDAVVDFDRALRDPYAPERLHPAYDSGDHLHPNDAGYERMARSVDLSALTGEGAPARL, encoded by the coding sequence ATGAAAACCCAGCGGGCCGGGTACGGCCTGTTCGCCGCACTCGTCGCCCTCACCCTGCTGATCAGCGGCGCGATCGTCACCACCTTCACCACCTTGACCGCCCTCGGCTCCGACGACCGGCGGCAGGCGGCCTCCGAGGCCGGCGCCGGCGCCAGGTCCGGCAACACGACGGCACGGGCCGTGGGCACCGGAGGCTGGGCCGGGTCCTGGTCCGCCGCCCCCGGGAGGGCCGGAGTCGCGCCCGCCGGCGGGCACTCCGTACGGAACGTCGTCCACACCAGCATCGGCGGCAGCGAGGCCAGGATCACCCTGTCGAACCTCTACGGGACCGAGCCACTGCGGATAGGCGGCGCCTCCATAGCCGTGGCCGCCGGGGGCGCCGCCGCCGTACCCGGCAGCCTGCGGCGGGTGCTCTTCGACGGGCGGCCGTACGCCACGGTGCCGGCGGGCGGGCACGTCGTCGGCGACCCCGTCCCGCTCACCGTGCCCGCGGACGGGCATCTGCTCGTCTCGGTGTTCGTCCCGCCGCCCGGCGGGGGCACGGTCACCCTGCACGCGCGGGCACGCCAGACCTCGTACCTGGCCATCGGAGACCGCACCCGGGACGCGGGCGCTTCCGCGTACACCCGGCGCACCTCCTCCTGGCACCATCTGACGGCGGTGGACGTCCGCGCCCCGGCCGCGCGCGGCACGGTGGTCGCCCTCGGCGACTCGCTCACCGACGGCGCGGGCTCCACTCCCGACGCCGACCGCCGGTGGCCCGACCATCTGGCCGACCGGCTGCGCTCGGGCCGCTGGGGCTACGGCGTCGTCAACCAGGGCATCAGCGGCAACCGGCTCCTCCGGGACGGCGTCGGCCCGAGTGGGCTCTCCCGCCTCGACCGCGACGTGGCGGGCCGGCCGGGCGCCCGGGTCGTCGTCATCGCCCTCGGCGTCAACGACCTCCTCCGCTCCGCGGGCACGGCGGACCCGGCCGAGGTCACAGCCGAGGTCACGGCCGGACTCCGGAGCCTCGCGGAGCGTGCGAGGGCCCGCGGACTGAGGGTGGTCGGCGCGACGCTGATGCCGTTCCGGGGGCACCCCCGCTACAGCCCGGCGCTGGACGCCGCCCGCGGGCAGATCAACACGGCCATCCGCGCGGGAACGGTCTTCGACGCCGTCGTCGACTTCGACCGCGCCCTGCGCGATCCCTACGCCCCGGAGCGGCTCCACCCGGCGTACGACTCCGGGGACCATCTGCACCCGAACGACGCGGGGTACGAGCGGATGGCGCGCAGCGTGGACCTCTCCGCGCTGACCGGCGAAGGGGCGCCGGCCCGCCTCTGA
- the bcp gene encoding thioredoxin-dependent thiol peroxidase, whose amino-acid sequence MSERLQPGDTAPDFTLPDADGNEVSLADHKGRKVIVYFYPAALTPGCTKQACDFTDNLDLLAGAGYDVIGVSPDKPEKLAKFRQKENLKVTLLGDPSKAVLEAYGAFGEKKLYGKTVTGVIRSTVVVDEDGRVERALYNVKATGHVAKIIKDLGL is encoded by the coding sequence ATGAGCGAGCGACTCCAGCCCGGCGACACCGCCCCGGACTTCACCCTGCCCGACGCGGACGGCAACGAGGTCTCGCTCGCCGACCACAAGGGCCGCAAGGTCATCGTGTACTTCTACCCGGCGGCCCTGACCCCGGGCTGCACCAAGCAGGCCTGCGACTTCACCGACAACCTGGACCTGCTGGCGGGCGCCGGCTACGACGTCATCGGGGTGTCCCCGGACAAGCCCGAGAAGCTGGCGAAGTTCCGCCAGAAGGAGAACCTCAAGGTCACGCTCCTCGGCGACCCGTCGAAGGCGGTCCTGGAGGCGTACGGTGCGTTCGGCGAGAAGAAGCTCTACGGCAAGACGGTGACCGGCGTCATCCGCTCGACGGTCGTCGTGGACGAGGACGGCAGGGTCGAGCGGGCGCTGTACAACGTGAAGGCCACCGGTCACGTCGCGAAGATCATCAAGGACCTGGGTCTCTGA
- a CDS encoding DUF3618 domain-containing protein encodes MSDTRTPAQIEADIVRRREQLAETLDEIGTRMHPKTIIGDAKAKVASAVDHTAGRAFVAANRVVTDVKNRFVRPDGAPRLERAVPVALAVVGVVGLVALAARKRKA; translated from the coding sequence GTGTCGGACACCAGGACCCCTGCGCAGATCGAGGCGGACATCGTCCGCCGGCGCGAGCAGCTCGCCGAGACGCTCGACGAGATCGGGACGCGGATGCACCCGAAGACGATCATCGGGGATGCGAAGGCCAAGGTCGCCTCGGCCGTGGACCACACCGCCGGGCGGGCGTTCGTGGCCGCGAACCGCGTGGTGACCGATGTGAAGAACCGCTTCGTGCGCCCGGACGGTGCGCCGCGGCTGGAGCGCGCGGTGCCGGTGGCGCTCGCCGTGGTGGGCGTGGTGGGTCTGGTCGCCCTGGCCGCCAGGAAGCGGAAGGCGTGA
- a CDS encoding GroES family chaperonin yields MSDNTLDKHDKLPIKMLHDRVLVRSDAPEGERRSGGGILIPATAAVGRRLAWAEVVAVGQNVRTVEAGDRVLYDPEDRAEVEVRGVAYVLMRERDLHAVAADRFEGAEDSTGLYL; encoded by the coding sequence GTGAGCGACAACACCCTCGACAAGCACGACAAGCTGCCCATCAAGATGCTGCACGACCGGGTGCTGGTCCGGTCGGACGCCCCCGAGGGCGAGCGGCGGTCGGGCGGCGGCATCCTGATCCCGGCGACCGCGGCGGTCGGCCGGCGTCTGGCCTGGGCGGAGGTGGTCGCCGTCGGGCAGAACGTCCGTACGGTCGAGGCCGGGGACCGGGTGCTGTACGACCCGGAGGACCGCGCGGAGGTCGAGGTACGCGGCGTGGCGTACGTCCTGATGCGGGAGCGCGATCTGCACGCCGTCGCGGCGGACCGCTTCGAGGGCGCCGAGGACTCGACGGGGCTGTACCTCTAG
- a CDS encoding DMT family transporter: MAWVLLVLAGLLEVGWSIGMKFTEGFTRLWPSVFTAAGIVASMLLLSQAARTLPIGTAYGVWVGIGAAGAAIVGMAVLGEPATAARIFFVALLLVAVVGLKATSGH, from the coding sequence ATGGCCTGGGTCCTGCTCGTTCTCGCCGGCCTGCTCGAGGTCGGCTGGTCGATCGGCATGAAGTTCACGGAGGGGTTCACCCGGCTCTGGCCGAGCGTGTTCACGGCCGCCGGGATCGTCGCCAGCATGCTGTTGCTGTCCCAGGCCGCCAGGACGCTGCCCATCGGCACCGCGTACGGCGTCTGGGTCGGCATCGGAGCGGCGGGGGCCGCGATCGTGGGCATGGCCGTCCTCGGTGAGCCCGCGACCGCCGCCCGGATCTTCTTCGTGGCCCTGCTCCTGGTCGCCGTGGTCGGCCTGAAGGCGACCTCGGGCCACTGA
- a CDS encoding transglycosylase domain-containing protein, which produces MSHEPQQPRRDPRAPKRPGGARRPALGPVHEEGRELGAFGEPGAGGAGGPGGSDRSSGAGGSDGQGRGDSGGCGEPPAAKSRPGRGRTRPRPRPRRTGLRRALPTWRMVLGACLLFALVLLGCFAAGYLLVDIPPANSAATAQSNVYLYRDGTQIARDGEVNRQSVRLSRVPLSVRHAVLAAEDRDFYSERAVDPSAMVRAAWNTVTGKGKQSGSTITQQYVKNYYLGQERTVTRKVKEFFIAIKLDREQSKADILEGYLNTSYFGRNAYGVQAAAHAYYGKDVGALDTAEGAYLASLLNAPSAYDVAAHPENRPRALARWNYTLDGMVTENWLTLSDRAAMIFPMPQTAGPAAGLSGQRGYIVQAVEDWLTGNGVVDERTLARGGYRITTTLERKKQHAFAAAVDRHVTSRRDPGRAADRNVRVGGASIDPASGRVVAMYGGIDYTRQYVNNATRRDYQVGSTFKPFVLAAAVENGSVTQDGRRITPDTLYDGTDRRQVQGSHGPTGYAPENEDNVSYGPLSLRLATDHSVNSVYAQLAQDVGPRRVRETAVALGVPESTPDLTATPSIALGVATASVLDMAEAYATLANHGRRGTYSLVERVTKDGMELGLPAAPVRQAVSREAADTTTSVLMGVVRQGSGMAALSAGRPAAGKTGTAEGDRAAWFAGYTPDLATVVAVMGQDPDTGAQKSLYGALGLPRINGGGAPAAIWGEFTATALAGSEVRDFELTVAEGAQEDFHPSGDPYEEVSAGPSGDQFGDRPGDRFGDQFGDRTVDRFGDRGGTGDRSTAPGEGEEGPGDGRSAGAAPPSSGTGTIGATQGGVPADGGAPPADGTTGGTTGGTSGGTTGGRPSTAGRAGGGPVSGGPGGGTGRDGWTPGGATGAGGTGGGPQGTGGPDGGGGFPGRP; this is translated from the coding sequence ATGAGCCACGAGCCACAGCAGCCGCGCCGGGATCCGAGGGCTCCGAAGCGCCCGGGGGGCGCCCGCCGCCCGGCGCTCGGCCCGGTGCACGAGGAAGGCCGGGAGCTGGGGGCGTTCGGGGAGCCCGGGGCGGGAGGGGCCGGCGGGCCCGGTGGGTCCGATAGGTCCAGCGGGGCGGGCGGGTCCGATGGGCAGGGGCGCGGGGACTCCGGGGGCTGCGGGGAGCCGCCTGCCGCGAAGTCCCGTCCGGGCCGCGGTCGTACCCGGCCCCGGCCCCGCCCCCGGCGTACCGGCCTGCGGCGTGCCCTCCCCACCTGGCGGATGGTGCTCGGCGCGTGCCTGCTGTTCGCCCTCGTGCTGCTCGGCTGCTTCGCCGCCGGATATCTGCTGGTCGACATCCCGCCCGCCAACTCCGCGGCCACGGCCCAGTCGAACGTGTACCTGTACCGGGACGGCACGCAGATCGCCCGGGACGGTGAGGTCAACCGGCAGAGCGTCCGGCTCTCCCGGGTCCCCCTGTCCGTCCGGCACGCGGTGCTCGCGGCGGAGGACCGCGACTTCTACTCCGAACGGGCCGTCGACCCCAGCGCGATGGTCCGTGCCGCGTGGAACACCGTCACCGGCAAGGGGAAGCAGTCCGGCTCCACCATCACCCAGCAGTACGTGAAGAACTACTACCTGGGCCAGGAGCGGACGGTCACCCGAAAGGTGAAGGAGTTCTTCATCGCGATCAAGCTCGACCGGGAGCAGAGCAAGGCCGACATCCTGGAGGGCTATCTCAACACCAGCTACTTCGGCCGCAACGCGTACGGCGTCCAGGCCGCGGCGCACGCCTACTACGGCAAGGACGTCGGCGCGCTCGACACCGCGGAGGGCGCCTACCTCGCCTCGCTGCTCAACGCGCCCAGCGCGTACGACGTCGCCGCGCACCCGGAGAACCGGCCCAGGGCGCTCGCCCGGTGGAACTACACCCTCGACGGCATGGTGACGGAGAACTGGCTGACGCTCTCCGACCGGGCCGCCATGATCTTCCCGATGCCGCAGACGGCGGGCCCGGCCGCGGGACTGTCCGGACAGCGCGGCTACATCGTCCAGGCCGTCGAGGACTGGCTCACCGGCAACGGGGTCGTCGACGAGAGGACCCTGGCGCGCGGCGGCTACCGGATCACGACCACCCTGGAGCGCAAGAAGCAGCACGCCTTCGCCGCCGCCGTCGACCGGCATGTGACGTCCCGACGCGATCCCGGCCGCGCGGCCGACCGGAACGTCCGCGTCGGCGGGGCGTCGATCGACCCGGCGAGCGGCCGGGTCGTCGCCATGTACGGCGGCATCGACTACACCCGGCAGTACGTGAACAACGCCACCCGCCGCGACTACCAGGTCGGCTCGACGTTCAAGCCGTTCGTCCTCGCCGCCGCCGTCGAGAACGGCTCCGTGACCCAGGACGGCCGCCGGATCACCCCCGACACGCTCTACGACGGCACGGACCGGCGCCAGGTGCAGGGCAGTCACGGTCCGACCGGTTACGCACCGGAGAACGAGGACAACGTCTCCTACGGCCCGCTGAGTCTGCGGCTGGCCACGGACCACTCGGTCAACTCGGTGTACGCGCAGCTCGCCCAGGACGTCGGGCCGCGCCGGGTGCGGGAGACCGCCGTCGCCCTCGGTGTCCCGGAGAGCACTCCGGACCTGACCGCGACACCGTCCATCGCCCTGGGCGTGGCGACCGCGAGCGTCCTGGACATGGCCGAGGCGTACGCGACGCTCGCCAACCACGGCCGGCGCGGCACGTACTCGCTGGTCGAACGCGTCACCAAGGACGGCATGGAACTCGGACTGCCGGCCGCGCCGGTCCGGCAGGCCGTCAGCCGGGAGGCCGCGGACACCACCACGTCCGTGCTGATGGGCGTGGTGCGGCAGGGGTCGGGCATGGCGGCGCTGTCCGCCGGGCGGCCGGCGGCGGGCAAGACGGGGACGGCGGAGGGTGACAGGGCCGCCTGGTTCGCCGGCTACACGCCCGATCTCGCGACCGTCGTCGCCGTCATGGGCCAGGACCCCGACACCGGGGCTCAGAAGTCGCTGTACGGGGCGCTGGGCCTGCCGAGGATCAACGGGGGCGGGGCCCCCGCGGCGATCTGGGGCGAGTTCACGGCGACCGCGCTGGCCGGCAGCGAGGTGCGGGACTTCGAACTGACGGTCGCCGAGGGCGCGCAGGAGGACTTCCACCCGTCCGGCGATCCGTACGAGGAGGTGTCCGCCGGCCCGTCCGGCGATCAGTTCGGCGACCGGCCCGGTGACCGGTTCGGCGATCAGTTCGGCGACCGTACCGTAGACCGGTTCGGCGACCGGGGCGGGACCGGTGACCGCTCGACGGCGCCGGGTGAGGGTGAGGAAGGTCCCGGAGACGGCCGCTCCGCCGGCGCCGCGCCGCCGTCGAGCGGTACGGGCACCATCGGTGCGACGCAGGGCGGTGTTCCCGCCGACGGCGGTGCTCCGCCCGCGGACGGAACCACGGGTGGAACCACCGGCGGAACCTCGGGTGGAACCACGGGCGGCCGCCCGTCCACGGCGGGCCGGGCCGGCGGCGGGCCGGTGAGCGGCGGGCCGGGCGGGGGCACCGGCCGGGACGGCTGGACGCCGGGCGGTGCCACCGGCGCCGGGGGCACCGGTGGCGGGCCGCAGGGGACGGGCGGCCCGGACGGCGGGGGAGGGTTCCCCGGCCGGCCGTGA
- a CDS encoding ABC transporter permease, with protein sequence MRLYAAVAAGSFRRYATYRVATAAGVFTNTVFGFILAHTYMALWDERPRLGGYDLSQAVTYVWLCQALLMTCAMMGGGFEDELVERIRTGDIAIDLHRPADLQLWWLAGDLGRAAFHLLGRGAVPLLLGALAFDLALPASPLPWLAFLVSVALGITVGFALRYLAALSAFWLMDGAGVLHFTWLAGMFFSGMLLPLTLFPGALGELARMLPWSSLLQIPVDVLLGKRTGWALVHAYAFQLGWAATLLGAGRLLQSAATRRVVVQGG encoded by the coding sequence GTGCGGCTCTACGCGGCCGTCGCGGCAGGTAGCTTTCGGCGCTATGCGACGTACCGGGTGGCGACGGCAGCCGGTGTCTTCACCAACACCGTCTTCGGCTTCATCCTGGCCCACACCTATATGGCCCTCTGGGACGAACGCCCACGGCTCGGCGGCTACGACCTCTCCCAGGCCGTCACCTATGTGTGGCTGTGTCAGGCCCTGCTCATGACCTGCGCCATGATGGGCGGCGGCTTCGAGGACGAACTCGTCGAACGCATCCGCACCGGCGACATCGCCATCGACCTCCACCGCCCGGCCGACCTGCAGCTCTGGTGGCTCGCCGGGGACCTGGGACGCGCCGCCTTCCACCTCCTCGGTCGCGGCGCCGTCCCCCTGCTGCTCGGGGCCCTCGCCTTCGACCTCGCGCTGCCGGCGTCCCCCCTCCCCTGGCTCGCCTTCCTCGTCTCCGTCGCGCTGGGCATCACCGTCGGCTTCGCCCTCCGGTACCTCGCGGCCCTGTCCGCGTTCTGGCTGATGGACGGCGCCGGAGTCCTCCACTTCACCTGGCTGGCCGGGATGTTCTTCTCCGGCATGCTGCTGCCCCTCACCCTCTTCCCCGGCGCCCTCGGCGAACTCGCCCGGATGCTGCCCTGGTCCTCGCTGCTCCAGATCCCCGTCGACGTCCTGCTCGGCAAGCGCACCGGCTGGGCGCTCGTCCACGCCTACGCCTTCCAACTGGGGTGGGCGGCCACCCTCCTCGGCGCCGGCCGGCTCCTGCAGTCGGCCGCCACCCGAAGGGTGGTGGTCCAGGGTGGCTGA
- a CDS encoding ABC transporter permease gives MRTLRTGLRVYGLIATMWMRSTMTYRASFAMTALANLAATSFDFAVILLMFTHVDTLAGYRLPEIALLYGAAATAFGLADLTMGSMDRLGRRVRDGTLDTLLVRPAPVLAQVAADRFALRRLGRITQGLLVLGYALVTLDIAWTPLKAAMVAMMPLSGAVIFAALFVAGAAFQFIAQDAAEVQNSFTYGGNTLLQYPPTVFAKDLVRGVTFVVPLAFVNWLPALHVLGQPYPLDLPRWLAFTPPLVAALCCALAGAAWRAGLRTYRSTGS, from the coding sequence CTGCGCACGCTGCGGACCGGACTGCGCGTCTACGGTCTCATCGCCACCATGTGGATGCGCTCCACCATGACCTACCGCGCGTCCTTCGCCATGACCGCGCTCGCGAACCTCGCCGCCACGTCCTTCGACTTCGCCGTCATCCTGTTGATGTTCACGCACGTCGACACGCTCGCCGGATACCGCCTGCCGGAGATCGCCCTGCTCTACGGAGCGGCCGCGACCGCGTTCGGGCTCGCCGACCTCACGATGGGCTCCATGGACCGGCTCGGACGACGGGTACGCGACGGCACCCTCGACACCCTCCTCGTACGGCCCGCCCCCGTACTCGCCCAGGTCGCCGCCGACCGCTTCGCCCTCCGCCGCCTCGGCCGCATCACCCAGGGCCTGCTGGTCCTCGGCTACGCGCTCGTCACCCTCGACATCGCCTGGACCCCGCTCAAGGCCGCCATGGTGGCGATGATGCCGCTCAGCGGCGCCGTGATCTTCGCCGCCCTGTTCGTGGCCGGCGCGGCCTTCCAGTTCATCGCCCAGGACGCCGCCGAAGTGCAGAACTCGTTCACCTACGGCGGCAACACCCTCCTCCAGTACCCGCCCACCGTCTTCGCGAAGGACCTCGTGCGAGGCGTCACCTTCGTCGTGCCGCTCGCCTTCGTCAACTGGCTGCCCGCGCTCCACGTCCTCGGGCAGCCCTACCCGCTCGACCTGCCCCGCTGGCTCGCCTTCACCCCTCCGCTCGTCGCCGCCCTGTGCTGCGCGCTCGCGGGAGCCGCCTGGCGGGCGGGCCTCCGTACCTACCGCAGCACCGGGAGCTGA
- a CDS encoding ABC transporter ATP-binding protein, with product MAEEATRTADPVRTAALIELADVEKVFDVRRRTGPLRREKARVRAVDGIGFTVSRGEMVGYIGPNGAGKSTTIKMLTGILTPSAGRLRVAGIDPSRERTRLARRIGVVFGQRTTLWWDLPLIDSYRLVHRMYRIPDDRYRRNLERCVELLDLGALLDVPVRQLSLGQRMRGDIAAALLHDPEVLYLDEPTIGLDVVSKAKVREFLRDLNAERATTVLLTTHDLTDIEHLCNRVMVIDHGRLVYDGTLAGLHAIAPGERILVVDLEHRHPPIEVAGARPVRVEGPRQWLAFPASASAAPIVAAIAADYPLVDLSVREPDIESVIARMYAERPTPP from the coding sequence GTGGCCGAGGAAGCCACCCGCACCGCGGACCCCGTCCGGACCGCCGCCCTGATCGAACTGGCCGACGTGGAGAAGGTCTTCGACGTACGCCGCAGAACGGGACCGCTGCGCCGCGAGAAGGCACGGGTACGGGCCGTCGACGGCATCGGTTTCACCGTCTCGCGCGGCGAGATGGTCGGGTACATCGGCCCCAACGGCGCCGGGAAGTCCACCACCATCAAGATGCTGACGGGCATCCTGACCCCCAGCGCGGGACGGCTGCGCGTCGCCGGGATCGACCCGTCACGGGAACGCACCCGGCTCGCCCGGCGCATCGGCGTGGTCTTCGGGCAGCGCACGACACTCTGGTGGGACCTGCCGCTCATCGACTCCTACCGGCTGGTGCACCGGATGTACCGGATCCCGGACGACCGCTACCGGCGGAACCTGGAGCGCTGCGTCGAACTGCTCGACCTCGGCGCCCTGCTGGACGTCCCCGTACGGCAACTCTCCCTCGGACAGCGCATGCGCGGCGACATCGCCGCCGCCCTGCTGCACGACCCCGAGGTGCTCTACCTCGACGAACCCACCATCGGCCTGGACGTCGTCTCCAAGGCCAAGGTGCGCGAGTTCCTCCGCGACCTCAACGCCGAACGTGCCACGACCGTCCTGCTCACCACCCACGACCTCACCGACATCGAGCACCTGTGCAACCGGGTCATGGTCATCGACCACGGGCGGCTCGTCTACGACGGCACCCTCGCCGGACTCCACGCAATCGCGCCGGGCGAGCGCATCCTCGTCGTGGACCTCGAACACCGGCACCCGCCCATCGAGGTCGCGGGCGCACGGCCGGTACGGGTCGAAGGCCCGCGCCAGTGGCTGGCCTTCCCGGCCTCGGCCTCGGCGGCGCCGATCGTGGCCGCCATCGCCGCCGACTACCCGCTGGTGGACCTGTCGGTGCGGGAGCCCGACATCGAGTCGGTGATCGCCAGGATGTACGCGGAGCGCCCGACGCCCCCGTGA
- a CDS encoding DUF1707 SHOCT-like domain-containing protein codes for MTSDLPDMRASDAERERIAERLRDAVAEGRLDMDEFGERLDAAYKARTRGELEPLVRDLPAPDGGPAPLAAAVASGTVDYGRRIGQPATSKGAFAFWSGFGRKGTWTVARRFTAVALQGGGEIDLRDADFEDRDTVIRCFTLMGGIQVTVPPDMHVDVRGFGFMGGFGEAGSGGDPDDIAPGSPRVTVTGFALMGGVGVERKLRKTDKQRLKEARRRGRLEKGDDGGAPEVRP; via the coding sequence ATGACGAGCGACCTTCCGGACATGCGGGCCTCCGACGCTGAGCGGGAGCGGATCGCCGAGCGGCTGCGGGACGCCGTCGCCGAGGGCCGCCTCGACATGGACGAGTTCGGGGAGCGCCTCGACGCCGCCTACAAGGCGCGCACACGCGGAGAACTGGAGCCCCTCGTACGGGACCTCCCGGCACCCGACGGCGGCCCGGCGCCGCTCGCCGCCGCAGTTGCCTCCGGGACCGTCGACTACGGCCGACGCATCGGCCAACCGGCCACGTCCAAGGGTGCGTTCGCGTTCTGGAGCGGCTTCGGCCGCAAGGGCACCTGGACCGTCGCCCGCAGGTTCACCGCCGTCGCCCTTCAGGGAGGCGGCGAGATCGACCTGCGGGACGCCGACTTCGAGGACCGCGACACCGTCATCCGCTGCTTCACCCTCATGGGCGGCATCCAGGTCACCGTCCCCCCGGACATGCACGTCGACGTCCGGGGCTTCGGCTTCATGGGCGGCTTCGGCGAGGCGGGCTCCGGCGGCGACCCTGACGACATCGCCCCCGGCTCGCCCCGTGTCACCGTCACCGGCTTCGCCCTCATGGGCGGCGTCGGCGTCGAGCGCAAGCTCCGCAAGACCGACAAGCAGCGCCTCAAGGAGGCTCGCAGACGGGGACGCCTGGAGAAGGGCGACGACGGCGGGGCACCGGAGGTGCGGCCGTAG
- a CDS encoding HNH endonuclease, with translation MPMSPYTRERLAEAAGTSRTLSETLGKLGVEARGASRRYVHERMKRLGVDTSHFEREGARWTKDVLEPVVAASTSVTEVLRRLGLDVVGGHHTNISRRIRAYGIDTSHFRTMSRAGAGRRPAAPGGLLMEQPPGESRRISGRRLRRALVGSGVSEACALCGTGPEWRGRPLPLEVDHIDGNWRDNRPENLRLLCPNCHSATDTYRGRAKARRGGSS, from the coding sequence ATGCCGATGAGCCCGTACACGCGCGAGCGCCTGGCGGAGGCGGCGGGGACGTCGCGGACGCTGTCGGAGACGCTGGGGAAGCTGGGGGTCGAGGCGAGGGGCGCTTCACGGCGCTACGTCCACGAGCGGATGAAGCGGCTGGGCGTCGACACCTCGCACTTCGAACGGGAGGGGGCACGGTGGACGAAGGACGTGCTCGAGCCGGTGGTCGCGGCGTCGACCAGCGTGACCGAGGTGCTGCGCCGGCTCGGCCTGGACGTGGTCGGCGGCCACCACACGAACATCAGCCGGCGCATCCGCGCCTACGGAATCGACACCTCCCACTTCAGGACGATGTCAAGGGCGGGCGCAGGACGGCGCCCTGCGGCACCCGGAGGGCTGCTCATGGAGCAGCCACCGGGCGAATCCCGGCGGATCTCCGGACGCCGTTTGCGACGCGCTCTGGTCGGGTCGGGCGTATCCGAGGCATGCGCACTCTGCGGGACGGGCCCCGAGTGGCGTGGCCGCCCCCTGCCGCTGGAAGTCGATCACATCGACGGCAACTGGCGCGACAACCGGCCCGAGAACCTGCGCCTCCTCTGCCCCAACTGCCACTCGGCCACGGACACCTACCGGGGTCGTGCCAAGGCCCGGCGCGGGGGGTCCTCATGA
- a CDS encoding HNH endonuclease gives MSRGTRRADAAEPPRRACRKRGDRPEAAELAAAVSASHSLAEVLRRLLRPDNTRQRGNLKRWIAEDGLRTTHFLGQAHMRGRPGTVPARPAADLLVKRETGRRTRTTHLRRALREIGVPEECAECGTGPEWLGRPMTLEVDHINGDRLDDRAENLRLLCPNCHATTVTWCRGGRRPGV, from the coding sequence ATGAGCCGGGGAACCCGCCGCGCCGACGCGGCGGAACCACCGCGACGCGCCTGCCGAAAGAGGGGCGACCGGCCTGAGGCGGCGGAGCTGGCCGCAGCCGTCAGCGCCTCGCACTCGCTGGCCGAGGTGCTGCGCCGGCTGCTGCGGCCCGACAACACCCGTCAGCGCGGCAACCTGAAGCGCTGGATCGCCGAGGACGGTCTCCGCACCACCCACTTCCTCGGTCAGGCGCACATGAGGGGCAGGCCCGGAACGGTACCGGCACGGCCCGCCGCCGACCTGCTGGTGAAGAGGGAGACGGGGCGGCGCACCAGAACGACGCACCTGCGGCGCGCGCTCCGGGAGATCGGCGTACCCGAGGAGTGCGCCGAATGCGGTACCGGCCCCGAGTGGCTGGGGCGGCCCATGACCCTCGAGGTCGACCACATCAACGGCGACCGGCTGGACGACCGCGCCGAGAACCTGCGCCTCCTCTGCCCCAACTGCCACGCGACCACCGTCACATGGTGTCGGGGCGGCCGCCGACCGGGAGTCTGA